The Thermococcus henrietii genome segment CTTCGTCTTTCCGGGAACTATCGTCGTCACCTGACCGAACGTTCCCTCGACGGCCCCGTGAACAAGAGGGATACCCTTTTTCTGCGAGTAGTCGTCGAGAAGAAAGCGCGTCTCGAAGTTGTCAAGGCAGTCAACGATGACGTCAACGCCCTTAAGGACCTCCTCAACGTTCTCCGCCGTGAGCTTCCCGACGAAGGTCTCTATCCCTATGTCCGAGTTGAAGCGCTCAAGCTTCCACTTTGCCGAGAGGGGCTTGGGGTTTCTTCCAACGTCCTCCTCCCAGTGGAGTATCTGCCTGTTGAGGTTGCTTAACTCGGGCTTCTGCTCGTCTATGAGGAGGAGCGTCCCGATTCCGGCAGAAGCAAGGTAATAAGCTACCGGACTTCCGAGACCGCCAACGCCGACGACGGCCACC includes the following:
- a CDS encoding ThiF family adenylyltransferase, producing MLSERELERYDRQIMIFGEEGQEKLKRAKVAVVGVGGLGSPVAYYLASAGIGTLLLIDEQKPELSNLNRQILHWEEDVGRNPKPLSAKWKLERFNSDIGIETFVGKLTAENVEEVLKGVDVIVDCLDNFETRFLLDDYSQKKGIPLVHGAVEGTFGQVTTIVPGKTKSLREIFPSVREKKGKFPIIGATAGVVGSIQAMEVIKLLTGLGEPLLNRLLLVDLAYNTFDVVELR